The following are encoded together in the Thermococcus celericrescens genome:
- a CDS encoding Lrp/AsnC family transcriptional regulator: MPGIDEKDREILRILRKEGRITLTELGKRVGLSPASVKNRVEKLEKLGAIKGYSAIVDPAFLDEYVQTFFELKLAIDDHTIDPILRRVARLDEVQSLYRRSGERQILVRASFHDTDEVKAFAGRLKRLFGKNLERVEVTLIIDTFKENWVSCETGKR, encoded by the coding sequence TGCCGGGAATAGACGAGAAGGACAGGGAGATACTCAGAATCCTTCGGAAGGAGGGCAGAATAACCCTAACCGAGCTCGGGAAGAGAGTTGGCCTATCCCCAGCCAGCGTGAAGAACAGGGTAGAAAAGCTGGAGAAGCTTGGGGCAATTAAGGGCTACTCCGCCATCGTTGACCCGGCTTTCCTCGACGAATACGTTCAGACGTTCTTTGAACTCAAGCTGGCCATAGACGACCACACGATTGACCCGATTCTGAGACGGGTTGCCAGGCTGGATGAGGTTCAGAGCCTCTACCGGCGCAGCGGCGAGAGGCAGATACTCGTGAGGGCGAGCTTCCACGACACGGATGAGGTCAAGGCCTTTGCCGGAAGGCTCAAACGGCTCTTCGGCAAGAACCTGGAGCGGGTGGAGGTTACGCTCATAATAGACACCTTCAAGGAAAACTGGGTGTCCTGTGAGACGGGGAAACGCTGA